In the Hevea brasiliensis isolate MT/VB/25A 57/8 chromosome 8, ASM3005281v1, whole genome shotgun sequence genome, TTTGTTTGTATTATAGTGAATGCATaaatatctttcatccatatgaATGTTTGTGCAGAAAATTAAATCACATATTTATTCATGATTGTATTACCATAAAATGATTTTCTTGATTTAGTCTACAAATGGTGTAGTAGACTGGGTCTACCTGATAATTTCCCTTACCATTTATGTGACTCCTTGTGGGACATATAGATGCATTATTTGAGAAAATTTGCAATAAGAAATGAAGCTGAAGCTGAAGCTGTTGGCAGCCGACCGACCCGAGACCGACGGAATCATTACAACAAAACTTGGTGAACAAACACTGATTTCTCATTTAAAAATTGGAGATATAACACTCAGTTCTCCTAATTTACTTCCAAAATGGAAGGAGATTTACAGGAAACGTAGTCAATAATGTATTGCTGGGTCACAGCTTTCTTTGAAACGTGTGTAAAACAGCTTTGTATTTAGTTTGGCTATAGTTTTTGGAAGCACCTGTGAAGAGCAGCAACTGAAACTTGCAAGTCTTGTTCGGACCCATGTAATTGTGGTCCTGCAAGAAAAAGCCAATTATTACAAGAGAATTATTGCATGATTAAGTTTCCTACTGTTAGATTGGCCTTATTTGAACCCATTTAATTGGACAATTATCTTTGACTTGTGTACACGGGAGCCCCATTTTTCTACGATTTTGCTCTTTCAATAATACcccaaatttattaatttaattactttctCCGTTCGCAAATAACagtcatatttaattctttatttatctAAAATTCTTTAACACATTTAGAAGACCTAAGagaattaagtttttttttttaattttactatttatctctataaaatacaataaatatttatacaattttctaaaattaatattatcaacTCTTTCTTAATTAAATTAGTTATTTGTCACGTTTGATATTCGCTTTTTCATATTTCCAAAAAAGGGTAATtaagtaaattattaatttttttttgttatgaaaataaaattatccAATCATTTCCTTAATTACTGTAAAAACTACAAATGTGTTTATTATTTATGGATGGAGGGAATAACTAATTTTCTGCTGATAGGATCCAATATCATATCTTATCAAGTTTGATTGTAGTACCTATTAATTaatggaaaaattataatttagtctttatattttaataaaattaattatttaatttttatatttaaaaaactaTACTATTTagttcatatattttatttttattaaactatTTTTTCCCTTcgtcaaaatttttattagtgaATGATCTTAATActaatcaaattattatttagtttatcCATTTTAATATTTAGTTGGTCCCTATTTTTTAAAAGCATTTTCTTAGATAAAAACTAGAAATTTAATTGTGTAGAGACTAAATTTTATTGTGTAGGTAAATAATTTTCCTAGATTATCACATTGATTACTTGAAGATTTATGTTAAGTAACATTTAGGCTTCGTTTGTTtcacgaaaaatattttcttgcAAAATATTTTCTGCATTTTCTTGTGTTTGGGGCACTCATAAAAATTGatcaatagaaaatattttctggttaaaggaaaaattaaatcatttttaagaaaaatgacttttattttttaaaatagaaagTTATTATTTGTTTtctaaactttgataattttattaaaatgtgaacatACTTATACATACATGAAATAAATACATATCATTATTTTAACATTACAAACAAACAACGAAAaacattttcataaaaaatatttttcatatacaatTTATTTTCTGTGAAACAAATAGAGTCTTAATCAAATATTATTTTCTAAtagagaaaatacaaaaattatacccaaaaaaattgaataaaaatacataaaaaattttaaaaatgtaaattcagatttatgctctgtttattttaaaaatatattttttagaaattatttttcatattttataatgTTTGGAGGTAACTAGGAAATGagtaaatgaaaaatatttttttgttaaagaaaaaattaaataattttaaagaaaatgactttttttttcaaaagggaaagttattttctaaattttgacaatcatattaaaatataaaaatatttgtaCATGCATAATGTACATACACACCATTATTTtgacattaaaataaaataattgaaaatatttttatagagaatattttcttagaaaataatttccatgaaaaatattttttatatataagttatttttcacAAGACAAACGAAACATTAGTCTGcacataatcaaaatttttatttttcatttaagaatATGTGTTTCAAAATATTGTGTTTTTCAAAATGTAATGGCctactaattaattttattaaaatagagaaattaaataacaatgtttttcaaaatataaggtccaactaattaattttattaaaatagagcaTTTAACTAATAGTTTAGCCAACCATTAAAATTCATTGACTAACAATAAAATTAATAGaagaattaaagagtttaataaattaaaaataagaaaattaaacagtatatttttctttaaaataaaaagattaagtagttaattttattaaaatataaggactaaatgATAATTAGAGTGATACAAATGACTATTTTACTCCTTTGGATATAAAACAGTATctcattataaatttaattaggaTTTTCTATTTGTCTCATGTCTTGTCTCCATACAAAATTATTTGTGATGAATAGTTGCAAGTAGTTTTcatcaaaattaaaatgaattgattagatttaatttaatttaatttaattttgttttattttattttattttttcaatttaattttattttttgaaaaaaaaaagaattattttattaattaattcaattaaaaaattaaattaaccgcaataaatttttatttacttatgTACAAAGCCTAACTTTTGCattgttattttcatttctcacaaACATTATTGCCTCGCAgagattattttaaaattatttattttaaatatattagattGTTGTAAGAaagtatattttaaaatttatgagatttcattgaaaataaattatttataaaaaaaaataattcaattaaatttttacatatgtacgattgatttttatttatttaaaatattttttaaattaaaaaattaaattatttcattctaaacataagaatttattaaaataaaatcaattaatttaaaatcttattaaattctaaatttaaatatataattacaatATATGAAATTAATCTGAAAATAACACTAGctgtaatttaaaaataaaaaaaaaattatgcgtAAAATCATGAAAGAACAAATCAAACAAGAGATTTGAGAAAAAGAAGGGTTTTGGAAAGCAACTATAAACCAAAATCATATAACCTTATTAACCACGTGCCTAAAATACTCCACAAGTTGACCAATTAATTAACCATCCCTTGTATATACctccattatttatttatttatttatttttaatttagggaaattaattaatttctcttaaCTTATTTGATTCCTGTTGGATATTTataaatttctttttattataattttatatttgttaaatttataatttttatttttttaaaaaagtgtTTGCAGttttatcaaattaattaaaattattttttttttaatttagttgaTCAATTCctcttattataatttatttatttatttattatatctaGTTTAagatatatattattataaatgaaaatttcaaattttcactaAAAAGAATAATCCCTTAACTCTCCttgtttttaaatttaataactttTGTAAAAATATGTCAAATTATTTTGTTATTGGTTCCAATATAATGGGAATTAGATGGATAACTGCCGCAACCGTAAAACCTCTAGTTTTGACAAATACATGCAAGAAAATTTCGCATACTGAGAAAGTTTCCGCCTAACCATCCAAGAAAATCATTAAATTAACAATGAAGAAAATgtcacataataataataataataataataataataataataataataataataataataataataggataAAGCTCGCTACTCTAGAAAACCatttacttttttttctttttttttaaattttaaaattaaaaaaattattatatatataggtattttataatttaatctttTGTGGGAAATTATACTATAGATTAGTTATTTCATGTAAGGTTTTTTTTATATacataaatgaaaaatatttcattaattaaaaataaagttaaaaaacaCAAGTCAATATGTTGTAAATGAaactaatatttataaaaaaaataatataaaaaatttaaaaaatttgataGTATTAATAGAATATGTAGATTAGTCGATAAATAGACTATGTACtctattttttaattcaattatcTTTTTACAAGCTAATTAGATgacttctaaatttaaaattcttattgaATAAAGGATCTATACCTTATAGAGTATTATTCTAAAGAAATTAGTAtctcaataataaaaatataaaaaaatttattaaatgagagAAAAAAAGTCATACAAATTTAAGATTTATTAACAAGGATAAATTTaaagatttatttatttaaaatttattaataaataatgatAAATTTGAAGGAATATgtcaaaatttattataaatagatacatgataattattaaaaaaaaaagagttattaCTAGTGAAAATACTTAAAGACGTCCACCAAAGATCAAAAGAATAATAAGAGGAAAGATATTCTACATAAGTAATATGTAAAATGACAAATCAATTATAAAAAAgacaaataagaaaaaaaatctaaaatttgaaaaaaaaaatccttttaaaATATGGATGAAATTGAATTTTATGGACCCACTAAAACTTATTTGTCATTTTATAACTAATTTGCTATTTCACGTCAAACAACTTACATGGCATCATAACGGCATAATAAAATTTCTccaaaaatcataatttatttatttttttaattttatgggaAACAAATTAATTGTTAaagtatatttttattaataaaataattattttgtcaaAATTTACTGttaattaagaataattaaatagtcAACtcaattttaaagaaataaattattataaaaaataaaatttaatatattaaattatcaaatttttaattattctaatattcTTAAAACTTTAAAAAATTACATTGTTATTATTAAcgttattaaatatatatcttcatataaataatttaaaattattttaaatttatcatatatataattttatcattttattttaataaaattcgtTATTGAAAAGATGAGTAAAATTTTAAcggtataaattttttaatataaagcattttttttttctcaattcattttaaattttaccaAAAGAGAGTTCATATCTTCCAGAATTGTGTGGGCAAAATTCTTCTACAAGCCACCACACACAGCCACCAGAGGGGCAAATACAAGTATCCTCTCATGCGCACGTTAGTTCATCATAACACACTCTCGCTAAAATAAACTGATACCTAAAGCAAAAACCAAgtttcctctcttttcttttctttccttcctttctcTGGATTGCATAAAATAGAAACTGAAACTCCGTTCGCTTAAAGGTtccattgatttgaagaggtgaTGCCAAACAGGACCTAAAAAAAATGGCTTCTCTTTACATATTGAAATCAAGTCTCTCTCCAAATTCCCTTTCACACCCGAATTTTCCCGGGAAATTGGATTCCAGGAAAGTGATTCTCAGGTTGACAAATTTTAGCACTGGGAGCTCGAGAAAATACATTCAGAGACCCAGGTTTAGGGTTAGCTGTTCAGTACAAGAAGGAGATAATCAAAGCAAtggcaagtttttgtgttttcaGCTAAATTTTCTGATTTTTTGTTGATGATTTTATCCTTACTtgaaatttttgtgaaattttctTCTTCAGATGAGGAACCACCGGAATCGTTGTTCATGAAGGAGCTGAAGAGGAGAGGAATGACTCCGACTTCATTGCTTGAGGATACCAATAGGGGGAGTTATGGAGTTGAGGATGAGATAAAGCTAGGAGAAGAAGATAGAGGCTTTCCTAAAAGAAACGTTGTCTCAACTGAATTTGATCAGAGCCTTTCTAATCAGAGAGAGCGTTCCATGGCATTGAACAGCGAAGGCCTTGAGGTTAACCTCTTTGTGTCCTCTTTTATGGAACTCTTGCTGGGGTGTTGATGGGTTTGCGAATGGATTTCATTTTTTTGAGATGCATAAAcattttttatttctcaaaaaagaaagaaaaaagtttTTTGATGTTAGTTTTGGAAATTTTACTGAAATTTAGGTTTTCTTAAGTGAATTGAGCATTTTAGATTTCTTATATATTGAGTTAACGAATGAATTCCTTTTCTGggatttgaattaaatttttacaactgacatttttttttttctcaaacatGATATTTTTTATGTTTGCTTATCCTTAGACTTGACTTGATCACCTTTTGGAAGGAACTGTTTATGGCAGTTGACTGGATGAGTTCTTGAAGTAGTCTCTATTCCTTTCTTTATGATATTATCTTTTAGAAAGATGATCAAAAGAACAAACCAAATAAAGTCTAAAAAGAAAGGAAACAATCAATATTCAACGAGTAGTGGTTGAAATTTGAAGCGTTTTAGGTAGTTGACATAGATTTGTCTGTTGAAGACTTGATTTAAGGACTGTTGGGAGCCATAACTCAGAAGTTCACTTATGACCTGACTTTCTTATTAAATTATTCTGGCATTATATTTGAAAagatagaaaaaataaaaatagaaaaacccttTACCTCTATAATTTATAGGCTACCCTTCTTAAAAGCCATTCAATATTTCTGTGAAAAAAGTGACAGCCATTTTTGTTATATCACTCATT is a window encoding:
- the LOC110649298 gene encoding uncharacterized protein LOC110649298, producing the protein MASLYILKSSLSPNSLSHPNFPGKLDSRKVILRLTNFSTGSSRKYIQRPRFRVSCSVQEGDNQSNDEEPPESLFMKELKRRGMTPTSLLEDTNRGSYGVEDEIKLGEEDRGFPKRNVVSTEFDQSLSNQRERSMALNSEGLEGLIPRAKLLLTIGGTFFLGFWPLILLTATFFSALCIYFGPNFVHDASKTTVSPPPYIDPYELLEDERISQIAPSLK